One segment of Halomonas sp. TD01 DNA contains the following:
- a CDS encoding SDR family oxidoreductase, producing MATYDFKNKVVLIAGGAKNLGGLLSREVAKEGAKVVVHYNSDATRADAEETVNAVKGLGGDAYMTQGDLTRPASVEALFLEAKDKFGGIDVAVNTAGMVLRKPIIETSEDEYDTMFDINAKAAYFFIKEAGKHLNDNGKIITVVTSLLAAFTDGYSTYAGGKSPVEHFTRAAAKEFAGRGISVTAVGPGPMDTPFFYGQETPERVGYHKSQSLNGDLTKIEDISPIIRFLATDGWWITGQTIFANGGYTTR from the coding sequence ATGGCGACATACGATTTTAAAAACAAAGTAGTGCTTATCGCTGGCGGTGCGAAAAACCTCGGCGGCCTCCTAAGCCGTGAAGTGGCTAAAGAGGGTGCGAAGGTTGTGGTGCATTACAACAGCGATGCCACCCGTGCTGACGCGGAAGAAACGGTTAATGCGGTAAAAGGCTTGGGTGGCGACGCCTACATGACCCAAGGTGACTTAACCCGGCCAGCCAGTGTAGAGGCTCTGTTTCTAGAAGCTAAAGACAAGTTCGGCGGTATCGACGTTGCCGTCAACACAGCAGGTATGGTGCTACGCAAGCCTATCATCGAGACGAGTGAAGACGAATATGACACCATGTTCGACATCAATGCCAAGGCGGCGTATTTCTTTATTAAGGAAGCAGGCAAACATCTGAATGACAATGGAAAAATTATCACTGTTGTCACTTCCCTGCTTGCAGCCTTTACTGATGGCTATTCCACTTATGCTGGTGGCAAGTCGCCCGTAGAGCATTTCACCCGTGCGGCGGCCAAAGAGTTCGCAGGGCGTGGCATTTCGGTAACCGCCGTTGGCCCCGGCCCCATGGACACTCCTTTCTTCTACGGGCAGGAAACTCCAGAACGGGTGGGATACCATAAATCCCAATCACTGAATGGGGACCTTACCAAAATCGAAGACATTTCCCCGATTATTCGTTTCCTGGCGACCGACGGCTGGTGGATTACCGGCCAAACCATCTTTGCCAATGGCGGCTATACAACGCGCTGA